The following DNA comes from Flavisolibacter ginsenosidimutans.
TACCAAAACACAGGCGGCGGAAATTTTGCAGCGTTACAACCGCATTCGCCAGATCATGCAGTCGTCGGTGGTAGAACCCGACCCCAACGAGCAGAAACGCTTTACCGCCAAGATGGACGACGTGCTGCTGCACCGCACCTGGGGCTACCTGATTTTGCTGGCCGTTTTGTTCCTGCTTTTTCAAAGTGTGTTTTATTTGGCGCAGTATCCAATGACATGGATTGAAGAAGGTTTTTCGTACGCCAGCATTTGGCTAAACAATGTTTTGCCTGCGGGATGGTTTTCGGACCTGGTGGTGAATGGAATCATGGCCGGTTTAAGCGGCATTATGGTGTTTGTGCCGCAGATCATGATTTTGTTTGGATTGATTACCGTTTTGGAAGACACGGGCTACATGGCCCGCATTTCTTTTTTGACCGACCGACTGATGCGCAGCGTGGGATTGAACGGCAAAAGCGTGATGCCCTTGATCAGCGGTTTTGCCTGCGCGGTGCCGGCCATTATGAGTGCAAGAAATATTGAAAACCGGAAAGAACGGCTGCTTACCATTTTGATTACGCCGCTCATGAGTTGTTCGGCGCGGCTGCCGGTTTACACCATCCTCATTGCGCTGGTCATCCCGAATAAATACTACCTGGGCTTTTTGAGTTTGCAGGCACTGGTGATGATGGGACTTTACCTGCTCGGTGTTGTCATGGCCATGTTGGTTTCCTACATTGCCAAATGGTTTATCCACATCAAAGAAAAAAGTTTTTTCATTTTAGAATTGCCCACGTATCGTCCGCCACGGGCTAAGACCATTGCGCAAACGATGCTGAACAAGGCCCGCATTTTTGTCACCGACGCGGGGAAAATCATCATGGTCATTTCACTCATTCTTTGGGCCTTGAGTTCCTTTGGGCCGCCAAAGCGCATGGCGGCGATTGAAAAGACTTATGAACAGCAATTGGCTTTAAACCCAACTGCTAAAGACTCTTTGCAAATACACCTGAACACGGCCAAACTCGAAAACTCTTACGCCGGTATTTTGGGCAAAAGCATGGAGCCGGTGATCAAACCTTTGGGTTACGACTGGCGCATCGGCATTGCACTGGTAACGTCGTTTGCGGCAAGAGAAGTATTTGTTGGAACGATGGCGACGTTGTTCAGTGTTTCGGACGACGACAAAGGCACCTTGCTTCGCGAAAAAATGGCGACGGCAAAAAAGCAAAACGGCGAGCCGCTGTTTACCCTTGCTACCGGTGTTTCGCTCATGATTTTTTACCTCTTTGCCATGCAGTGCATGAGCACACTGGCCATTGTAAAAAGAGAAACCCGCAGTTGGAAATGGCCGGTGATACAA
Coding sequences within:
- the feoB gene encoding ferrous iron transport protein B, with protein sequence MTKRTVHIALVGNPNSGKTSLFNALTGLNQRTGNFPGVTVDKKTGSTPLSATLVGNVIDLPGTYSLYPKRLDEWVSYRVLLNQDKDIRADVFVVVVDASNLKRNLLFCSQIMDLKKPVVVALTMADIAKRKGIEIDLPQLERELGVPVVSINPRKEKGIALLKKAIELTASNQYKIPVRDFIENKELAPAPIEDLRAVLPDASDYSAIHFLINHEEFELDSRLQATIENIEEKHAFNHTKTQAAEILQRYNRIRQIMQSSVVEPDPNEQKRFTAKMDDVLLHRTWGYLILLAVLFLLFQSVFYLAQYPMTWIEEGFSYASIWLNNVLPAGWFSDLVVNGIMAGLSGIMVFVPQIMILFGLITVLEDTGYMARISFLTDRLMRSVGLNGKSVMPLISGFACAVPAIMSARNIENRKERLLTILITPLMSCSARLPVYTILIALVIPNKYYLGFLSLQALVMMGLYLLGVVMAMLVSYIAKWFIHIKEKSFFILELPTYRPPRAKTIAQTMLNKARIFVTDAGKIIMVISLILWALSSFGPPKRMAAIEKTYEQQLALNPTAKDSLQIHLNTAKLENSYAGILGKSMEPVIKPLGYDWRIGIALVTSFAAREVFVGTMATLFSVSDDDKGTLLREKMATAKKQNGEPLFTLATGVSLMIFYLFAMQCMSTLAIVKRETRSWKWPVIQFVYMTGIAYLMSLLAYWLLK